From Vanrija pseudolonga chromosome 1, complete sequence, a single genomic window includes:
- the FDD123 gene encoding uncharacterized protein, translated as MSPVFSYLAARGNDALQSNPSTGADIRLTTNGSSFLWAIFALVAVFLLGIMFWTTRVARGARVWHHLVVINLTIMTVAYFSMASNLGWTIVRSEFGHYQGKGLERQVFWVRYVDWILSVIFLILPATLASPLNLSDTLATLFWAVLTFTLRLVGALTPSTYKWGFFTMSLFSSWALLAYLFVPIRRGAASLGGDFARLATTFAGVAAFFLGILYPIAWALAEGGNVISVTSEMVFYAVLDILYRPVFLLLFLYQIADIDTHVLKLNAGKYTLDGGEAAFPSSTVHEHNEKALRMPHFKKVLPRRGAHDAPISEPVPVAAAPTATTATTATTPNPPRLSEATVHEQASA; from the exons aTGTCCCCAGTCTTCAGctacctcgccgcgcgcggcaacGACGCGCTCCAGTCCAACCCTTCTACGGGGGCCGACATCCGCCTCACGACCAACGGGAGCAGCTTCCTCTGGGCCATTTTTGCCCTCGTGGCTGTGTTCCTCTTGGGTATCATGTTCTGGACTACCcgcgtggcgcgcggcgcgagggtgTGGCACCATCTCGTTGTG ATCAACCTCACTATCATGACCGTCGCATACTTCTCCATGGCGTCAAACCTCGGCTGGACGATCGTGCGCTCCGAGTTCGGCCACTACCAGGGCAAGGGTCTTGAGCGCCAGGTGTTCTGGGTCCGA tACGTCGACTGGATCCTCTCGGTCATCTTCCTGATCCTCCCCGCcaccctcgcctcgccgctcaaCCTGTccgacacgctcgcgacCCTCTTCTGGGCGGTGCTGACCTTCACCCTGCGcctggtcggcgcgctcacgcccagcACGTACAAGTGGGGCTTCTTCACCATGAGCCTGTTCTCTAGCTGGGCTCTCCTGGCGTACCTCTTCGTCCCGATCCGTCGCGGTGCCGcgagcctcggcggcgactttGCCCGCCTGGCGACCACTttcgccggcgtcgcggccttcttcctcggcatCCTGTACCCTATCGCCTGGGCGCTCGCGGAGGGCGGCAACGTCATCTCCGTCACCTCCGAGATGGTGTTCtacgccgtcctcgacatcctctATCGCCCCGTGTTCCTCTTGCTCTTCCTCTACCAGATCGCCGACATCGACACCCACGTCCTCAAGCTCAACGCCGGCAAGTAcaccctcgacggcggcgaggctgCGTTCCCGTCCTCCACCGTGCACGAGCACAACGAGAAGGCACTCCGCATGCCCCACTTCAAGAAGGTcctccctcgccgcggcgcgcacgacgcgcccATTTCTGAACCGGTGCCCGTAGCCGCGGCCCCGACGGCCACGACTGCCACGACTGCCACGACTCCCAACCCGCCGCGCCTGTCCGAGGCGACGGTGCACGAGCAGGCGTCTGCTTAA
- the SSU1 gene encoding Sulfite efflux pump SSU1, translated as MTSPSPASERTIPLPTTPVISGPVTAALTSDSTIAPSTAPLRSSNGSSTTPPPKAPPASPRRGLRQAILHAVLHTPPSFYAITMGTGITSILLHNYPYQGHWLQYLGVIVFVLNIIIFSILTISNILRYTIYHGLFCTVAKHNVASMFWGCMPMGFSTIVNMVCFVCVEAWGERWAYAAFGLWWVNVLLAVLVNFGMIFVLFTRQSQTPASLAPTWLLPIVGTVVVAASGAVVAQSLAPYNAGLARSTILCSFVIWGTGVPPALMIITLWIYRAAMQGPPAPAALASVFLPLGPCGQGAFGIISMGVGVRTLAYKYSFPIIPGLTEAEGAQRIADAIYAGCVLTGLVLWGLALLWYTIAVALFLDQWRKDWRLLGPGKFSVGLWALTFPIGVFATSTIVLAAELRSPAFKVIAAFLSAQVILHFLYVGGATLWITITGAIYNAPEIAGADVYTRKEWSRRVADDIEAGCGDEPAAAAVEKATR; from the exons atgACATCCCCCTCTCCCGCCTCGGAGCGGACCATCCCCCTGCCGACGACACCAGTCATCAGCGGCCCAGTAACTGCCGCGCTGACCTCGGACTCGACCATCGCcccgagcacggcgccgctgcgctcgtcgaacggctcgtccaccaccccgccgcccaaaGCGCCCCCAGCCTCCCCACGCCGGGGCCTCCGCCAGGCCATCCTCCACGCCGTCCTTCACACCCCGCCTAGCTTCTATGCCATCACGATGGGCACAGGTATCACGTCCATCCTGCTGCACAACTACCCGTACCAGGGCCACTGGCTGCAGTACCTCGGCGTGATCGTCTTCGTGCTCAACATCATCATCTTCTCGATCCTCACCATCTCAAATATCCTCCGGTACACCATCTACCACGGGCTGTTCTGCACCGTCGCAAAGCACAACGTCGCGAGCATGTTCTGGGGCTGCATGCCGATGGGCTTCAGCACGATTGTT AACATGGTATGTTTCGTCTGCGTCGAAGCATGGGGCGAGCGATGGGCATACGCCGCGTTCGGCCTGTGGTGGGTCAACGTcctgctcgccgtgctcgtcaacTTTGGCATGATCTTTGTTCT CTTCACGCGCCAAAGCCAGACACCAGCATCCCTCGCTCCGACCTGGCTACTGCCCATCGTCGGCACAGTCGTCGTGGCTGCGTCAGGCGCAGTCGTGGCGCAGTCCCTCGCGCCGTACAACGCCGGCCTGGCGCGCTCCACCATCCTCTGCTCCTTCGTCATCTGGGGCACTGGTGTCCCGCCCGCACTCATGATCATCACGCTGTGGATCTACCGCGCGGCGATGCAGGGCCCGCCTGCACCCGCCGCTCTGGCCTCCGTGTTCCTCCCCCTCGGGCCCTGCGGCCAGGGCGCGTTCGGCATCATCTCcatgggcgtcggcgtccgcaCGCTCGCGTACAAGTACTCCTTCCCCATCATCCCTGGACTCactgaggccgagggcgcgcagAGGATTGCCGACGCCATCTACGCCGGGTGCGTGCTCACCGGCCTCGTGCTCTggggcctcgcgctcctgtGGTACACTATCGCCGTGgcgctcttcctcgaccAGTGGCGCAAGGACtggcgcctcctcggccctGGCAAGTTTTCCGTCGGCCTCTGGGCCCTCACTTTCCCGATCGGCGTGTTCGCTACCTCGACGatcgtgctcgctgccgagctccgcTCGCCTGCGTTCAAAGTCATCGCAGCGTTCCTGTCGGCCCAGGTCATCCTCCACTTCCTGTatgtcggcggcgcaacGCTGTGGATCACGATCACCGGCGCGATCTACAACGCGCCAGAgatcgccggcgccgacgtgtACACCCGCAAGGAGTGGAGCCGgcgtgtcgccgacgacattgaggcggggtgcggggacgagccagcggcggccgcagtGGAGAAGGCAACAAGGTAG
- the xlnR gene encoding Xylanolytic transcriptional activator xlnR: MSSSGSSSTTTTTTDTARAARSPAWATATPTATATTADSPAATSAMWRVGPSTKPSTTNYTTTPSHSTSTSPLPARSPPPAQQPPYPTPPLTSATQSNGDSERGDEKPATTSAAPSAPSAPSAAASSHHDEEHDEVLDDNAAPASNSAGSPSRPGTTATSPTTTSPPALSTTTTTPTAAVPIVKPKLRASRACSSCNRQKLRCDGQNPCGRCIGLGQAKVCEYLPSLRGKTRKKKGAVSAVGGVPVPAPGAVGTTAATSANGSSGVTSPSEPHLAGSKRRRSLEGFAREYEYEYARWHALARNGVGAWGSNGASGSNSERERAERDHRDRDREQREREQAYYVAERERDARDRAAEHDREHERRQRSRANSAHSVHSAHSAHSPRSRQPPTLTPVQRLTPLPPTSGGDALSILAEASAISPVERVRDVRSGDLRERERGERRREWSPRPEVAPVSDACEAKHLLGFVNAHEAENLFNLYVRYLNPHLPVLDTSTPQGGVAIHVARRSIALFNAVCCVSARAFNVVLWDRLKAFAAGEASRLVLDRSFEAVQAQMVYATWNLPTEDGADAAYVRFGLAKRLAEDIDLPAAIASPLPSWAKRSIARTSLLLYAADATLALELGKPVLVRDVSSWAAQLDGGGVDDLLVSIFSEWAHALTRAVDSLRAQAATWSTNTSPAAGVYAAAMPDIVATHRVRFVAWRERAERRVEALHEQYPDSAEHAGLVIALARLYEGYASLVLDAYVLERALFLRRRGEGLAEFQASAIRLIELFDIDLSSSHLRGAPDTVFTVLTYAAVSLVHSVALGGRDSENKAAVLALARRASDVLARAAMTPDHLPAAQSVFLSRLIAKVGADAVSAEEASDIATLAGGQPDEAAHARALFEPTTSIWPPRPAADPKRARATLAGAEYPAPPPALPRAALGLGVGSFRRTGLAARSGLSGLGGW, from the exons atgagcagcagcggcagtagcagcaccaccacgacgacaacagaTACAGCacgggccgcgcgctcgccagcGTGGGCGACGGCcacgccgacagcgacagcaaCTACGGCAGACAGCCCGGCGGCGACTTCGGCTATGTGGCGTGTTGGCCCAAGCACGAAACCCAGCACGACAAACTACACTACTACGCCATCGcactcgacgagcacgtcgccacTGCCTgcgcggtcgccgccgccagcgcagcagccgccatATCCCACCCCTCCGCTCACCAGCGCCACCCAGAGcaacggcgacagcgagcgcggcgacgagaagCCAGCAACAACATCAGCAGCACCCTCTGCGCCCTCTGCGCCGTCCGCTGCTGCCTCTTCCCatcacgacgaggagcacgacgaggtgctcgacgacaacgccgccCCGGCGTCAAACAGTGCCGGCTCGCCCTCCCGCCCGGGTACCACAGCGACTTCGCccacgaccacctcgcccccaGCCCTGAGCACTACTACTACAACCCctaccgccgccgtgcccatcGTCAAGCCCAAGCTACGCGCGTCCCgcgcctgcagcagctgcaacCGGCAAAAGCTCCGCTGCGACGGGCAGAACCCGTGCGGGCGGTGCATCGGCCTCGGGCAGGCAAAGGTGTGCGAGTACCTCCCCTCTCTGCGCGGCAAGACGCGGAAAAAGAAGGGCGCGGTGAGCGCGGTTGGCGGTGTCCCAGTTCCGGCGCCCGGCGCCGTGGgaacgacggcggccacaAGCGCCaatggcagcagcggggtcACGTCCCCCTCTGAGCCGCACCTGGCGGGCAGCaagcgccggcgctcgctcgaggGCTTTGCCCGCGAGTACGAGTACGAGTATGCGCGCTGGCATGCTTTGGCGCgcaacggcgtcggcgcgtgggGCAGCAAtggcgccagcggcagcaacagcgagcgggagcgcgcCGAACGCGACCACCGCGACCGGGaccgcgagcagcgcgagcgcgagcaggcaTACTACGTCGCTGAGCGGGAACgtgacgcgcgcgaccgcgcAGCCGAACACGaccgcgagcacgagcgccggcagcgctcgcgcgcaaACTCGGCCCACTCGGTCCACTCGGCGCACTCGGCGCACTCTCCGCGTtcccgccagccgccgaccCTGACGCCGGTTCAGCGCCTCACACCCCTGCCACCCACCAGCGGGGGCGACGCGCTCagcatcctcgccgaggcgagcgccaTCAGCCCCGTCGAGCGGGTGCGCGACGtgcgcagcggcgacctccgcgagcgggagcgcggcgagcgccggcgcgagtgGTCCCCCCGgcccgaggtcgcgccgGTCTCCGACGCGTGTGAGGCCAAGcacctcctcggcttcgTCAACGCCCATGA GGCCGAAAACCTCTTCAACCTCTACGTGCGCTACTTGAACCCGCACCTGCCCGTGCTCGACACGAGTACCCCACAAGGCGGTGTCGCGATccacgtcgcgcggcggTCTATCGCGCTCTTCAACGCCGTGTGCTGCGTGTCCGCGAGAGCGTTCAACGTGGTCCTTTGGGACCGGCTGAAGGCTttcgccgcgggcgaggcgtcgcgcctcgtgctcgaccgGTCGTTCGAGGCCGTGCAGGCGCAGATGGTGTACGCTACGTGGAACCTGCCGACGgaagacggcgccgacgcggcgtacGTGCGCTTCGGGCTCGCCAAGCGGCTCGCAGAGGACATTGACCTGCCTGCCGCGATTGCCAGCCCGCTGCCGTCCTGGGCGAAGCGGAGCATCGCGCGCACGTCGCTCCTGCTGTACGctgccgacgcgacgctcgcgctggagctcggcaagcccgtgctcgtgcgcgacgtgTCGTCCTGggccgcgcagctcgacggcggcggcgtcgacgacctcctcgtgtCCATCTTCTCCGAGTGGGCGCACGCGCtcacgcgcgccgtcgacagcctgcgcgcgcaggcagCCACCTGGTCGACCAacacctcgcccgcggcgggcgtgtacgccgccgcgatgCCCGATATTGTCGCCACGCACCGCGTGCGCTTtgtggcgtggcgcgagcgcgcggagcgcAGAGTCGAGGCACTACACGAGCAGTACCCCGATTCGGCGGAGCACGCGGGGCTGgtcatcgccctcgcgcgcctgtACGAGGGCTACGCTTctctcgtgctcgacgcgtacGTGCTCGAGAGGGCGCTCTTCCTCCGCCGCAGGGGCGAGGGCCTTGCCGAGTTCCAGGCGTCGGCGATTCGCCTGATCGAGCTGTTCGACATCGACCTCAGCAGCTCGCacctccgcggcgcgccagacaCGGTGTTCACGGTGCTGACTTATGCCGCCGTGTCGCTCGTGCACAGCGTCGCCTTGGGGGGACGGGACAGCGAGAACAaggcggccgtgctcgcgcttGCTAGGCGCGCAagcgacgtgctcgcccgcgcggccATGACGCCTGACCATCTCCCGGCCGCGCAGAGCGTCTTCCTCTCGCGCCTCATTGCGAaggttggcgccgacgccgtgtcggccgaggaggcgagcGACATTGCCACCCTGGCAGGCGGACAGccggacgaggcggcgcacgcgcgcgcactcttcgagccgacgacgtccATCTGGCCACCGCGCCCCGCTGCCGACccgaagcgcgcgcgcgcgacactCGCCGGTGCAGAGTACCCCGCACCTCCGCCTgcgctgccgcgcgccgcgctcggcttGGGCGTCGGGAGCTTCCGCCGGaccggcctcgccgcgcgctctGGCCTGTCCGGCCTTGGCGGGTGGTAG